Genomic segment of Panicum virgatum strain AP13 chromosome 2K, P.virgatum_v5, whole genome shotgun sequence:
aTCCTGCTCCAGATATCGATGCTCGTGCTCTCGTTCGTGCTCGGGcacgtcctccgccgccgcaagtTCTACTACCTCCCCGAGGCCAGCGGCTCCCTCCTCATCGGTGCGTTTCCACCGCCCGCCACCTTGCGATCGATCCTAGGAGGTTTTGGGCAAATGCTCTGTTAGAAATTTCGAAATGCCGATCAGCACATTTGGAGATGGGGATTCTAATTCCTTTTCGAGTGGGTATAGCCAACTGTCGCCACGATCACAGTGGATGATGCTAACGTGCTGCTTGAGTTCGCTGATGACAAGTTGCTGTTGCGACATTAAGCGTTCGGCCAAAGCCAATGTTCAGTTGGCATAGGAGTCCATTTCGAGAGAGAACTGGAAAGCGTTTTGGTTTACCCCTCCGCATTCTACTAGACTACTACCATGGTGTGCAATGGCTGTAATTTGTCTGGGCTTGCAAATGAGCCTGCACCTTAGCATTATATTGACTTCAATTTTTTGTAATATATGAGTTCTGAGGACCTTTAGGCTTTAGGagcttttgcttttattttgttCTTTTGATAAACGCATGAACTCCAATAGTAATGTTATCTTGAATCAATATAATGAACTGTTATACACGTTTCTTTCGGTATACTGAAGCTTTCTGGATTTCACCTTGTGTCTGAGAAATGAGAAACCATTCAATATCTTATTGTGACAGGGATGATTGTTGGTGGGCTTGCTAACATATCAAACACTCAGAAAAGCACCAGGTCTATATGCTACATCTCTTATACCTTTTAGTCGACCCAATCACCCCCACAAAGTGTCGTTCTTGTTATTTCTGAAAACCATATGATGTtcgttttctttctttgttaaTTCAGGAGATGGTTTAATTTTCGAGAGGACTTCTTCCTTCTCTTCTTACTTCCTCCAATTATATTATATCCTTGATTCtattatcttttatttcttaATAATTACTTCTTGTGAAGTTTGTCATGTTTTACTTGACTGCATCTTACCCAGTCTGGATTCAGCTTAGCACCAGTAAGTGTTGGATTCTTAAGCCCCTTAGTTGCCTACTATATCCAGCGTAGTTAATCATAatataattttcttttcttttgtagaaACCATTCTTTTCGAACTTCGGTGCTATCATAACATTCGCAATCCTTGGGACCTTCATTGCCTCAATAGTTACAGGTCTTCTTGTGTAAGAACCGTTTCTATTGCTTTTATACATACTCCTCCATTGATAAATGAAAGTAATATAATTTACACTTCTTGTGGCAGCTACCTTGGTGGGCTATTATACATTATCTACAGGCTCCCATTGGTTGAGTGTATGATGTTTGGCGCTCTTGTGTCAGCAACTGACCCTGTAACAGTTTTGTCAATATTTCAGGTTTTTGTCACTGCTTCTTAAATAATAGTCAAAAGAATGCTTGCATGCTTTAATTCTATATTGAACCACATGACTACACATTGCTCAAATCTACTGCTGTCTTGAAAGAAACAATTACACAATGTTTGTGTATTGCAGGAACTTGGCACCGATACAAATCTCTATGCACTGGTTTTTGGAGAATCAGTTTTGAATGATGCTGTATGCAGAAACTTTTCTTTACCTAATATCCTTTTGTTTAAATTAATAAATTAGTTCTGCTCATGCTTACATAAGTCTTTTGCCCTTTTATGGTCTGTCAATTAAGGTGGCTATATCCTTATACAGGTGCGGATATAATTCCCTCGATAAATTTGCCTTGTGCACTCTTTTAaatcttccaataatcatattTTAAATAGCTTTAGCTTTCAGGACTATGGCAACTATGAGGACACACCCTTCTGGACAAAACTTTTTTCTTGTAATTCTAAGGTTTCTTGAGAATTTTGTCGGATCAATGTCATCAGGTATTTCATAACTCTTTATTCATCTTAGCTATTATTccctcttttttatttttatgtattgtttcgTTTCTTATATTTCAATGACATTTTTTTCTCTTGTAGGCATTGGTGTTGGACTAATCTCTGCTCTCATATCCTTTAATCTAACTTTACTTCATGAAAACAAACATGATTAGTCATGAAAGTTGTGAGGGAGGTTTGGCTTCTCTCATATGCATTTTTGTAATTTTGTCAAGTCACACCTCAATATTGCTACTCCTTAATTCTATCAAACCTCTTCAAGTATGCAGCACTGGGCGTTGAGAAGTAAGTAGAAGGTGTCACATGCAATTTGTTTGCAACCAGATCTCATCACTTAAACAACTGAACTTTGTATCACTTTCAGCCTTCAAAATCTGGAGAGTTGCTTGTTTGTGCTTTTCCCATACTTCTCGTAAGAGTTATTTGAACTTCCTTTAGTCTTAAGTTTCATTTAAAAGTTTCTGTTAGTTACCCCCATTTATACTAGGTACATGCTAGCTGAAGGCATTGGTCTATCCGGCATTGTTTCTATTCTCTTCACTGGTATTGTAAGTTCAACTCTCATAATGTTTCCTTGAATTATTCGGGAAAAAAAATGTTGCCTTGAATCCTGTTTGACTCGGAAAATGCTTCCATTTATCTTCCAAGTGTGTAACTTCAAAATTCAAGTTCAGTAACCAAATTTGAATTACTGGATTGCTTACTAAAGAATTTTACTTCCAGGTGATGAAGAGATACACATTCTCAAACTTATCAGAAGATTCTCAGCGTTTTACAGCTCGCTTTTTCCATCTTCTTTCATCACTGGCAGAAGCTTTTGTGTAGGCCAAACTATAGTTCAGCTTGCATATGTAAACAACTCTAGATGATGAGTTGGTTGTGGTTCTATGCAGGTTCATATACATGGGATTTGATATTGCAATGGAACGCCAAAGCTGGTCACATGTTGGATTCATATTTTTCTCAATTGTATCCTTCCATTGGATTAAACCACCAACCCTCTACTCTACACACTATTTCATGAAATAGGTTTACATTCTGTTGCTTCCTTAATCTCTTATTTGTCAATGACATGCAGATCTTCATACTACTTGCAAGGTACATGACCGACTGAAATACTTCTGCCATTATTTCGTTTGGTTTGGTTGTGTATCATCGCAGAtattttgaaaaatactttccATTTTCTCTGTCTTTATGCCGCATAGCTATATTAAAATGTTAGTTTCTCATCTCCTTTCATTATGAAGGGCTGCAAATGTCTTCTCTTGTGCATACATACTGAATTTGGCACGACCACCGCATTGCCAAATACCTAGGCAATATCAGCAGGCTCTTTGGTATAGTGGTATGTCTGCTATAAAATATGTTCTCTTTTGATGAGTCTGCCATAAACTATCTCGTCATAATTTCATGCTTCTAACTACTGTGCTTGCTTATTCAGGGCTTAGAGGAGCTATGGCTTTTGCCCTCGCTCTTCAG
This window contains:
- the LOC120682713 gene encoding sodium/hydrogen exchanger 6-like encodes the protein MATGLAAAAAAAAPPVVASATGSSPGTVDEQKAAGVGILLQISMLVLSFVLGHVLRRRKFYYLPEASGSLLIGMIVGGLANISNTQKSTRRWFNFREDFFLLFLLPPIIFQSGFSLAPKPFFSNFGAIITFAILGTFIASIVTGLLVYLGGLLYIIYRLPLVECMMFGALVSATDPVTVLSIFQELGTDTNLYALVFGESVLNDAVAISLYRTMATMRTHPSGQNFFLVILRFLENFVGSMSSGIGVGLISALLFKYAALGVENLQNLESCLFVLFPYFSYMLAEGIGLSGIVSILFTGIVMKRYTFSNLSEDSQRFTARFFHLLSSLAEAFVFIYMGFDIAMERQSWSHVGFIFFSIIFILLARAANVFSCAYILNLARPPHCQIPRQYQQALWYSGLRGAMAFALALQSVHDLPGGHGETIFTATTSIVVLTVLLIGGSTGTMLEALQVVGDSNRYHQLYEENSDGNDTGYMGQNYDEGPSTSSKFKSKLRDIRRSTSSFALLDKNYLTPIFTSRNGDRNDDTPDNSPIADKELTVSRGPSDLEEHD